In a single window of the Pontibacter russatus genome:
- a CDS encoding GDCCVxC domain-containing (seleno)protein, translating into MNIILQSTITCPECGHKKEETMPTDACQYFYECESCKKVLKPKQGDCCVFCSYGTVKCPSIQAGTNCC; encoded by the coding sequence ATGAACATAATCCTGCAATCAACTATCACTTGCCCTGAATGTGGACATAAGAAAGAAGAAACTATGCCGACAGACGCTTGCCAATATTTTTACGAGTGCGAAAGCTGCAAAAAGGTATTAAAGCCAAAACAGGGCGACTGTTGTGTATTTTGTAGCTATGGAACAGTGAAATGTCCATCCATTCAAGCCGGGACAAATTGCTGTTAA
- a CDS encoding DUF6371 domain-containing protein, whose protein sequence is MTIHKDAQAMGMALHEPRSTSRSGGSKTKGCPESFFHPQPELPGADDLLTDSNTLQVLQEYFPHFRKLRAVFRTQHSTRVNIYPYKGIYLVKDFTGKEFGDDTARNALQVIQFYHNCDFKEALAILAARLGYTSTGTQSPQRSPVPRPPVPVGTEKETEAAQVSAALWDRVTQDFRSNFHRFALSQGVTEAHLKKWHVGSSSGGSAILTVFGHRDTGGAYVNLKHFAYTPSGSRDKERKPFYLKNPAGKKYGQCLYGIHLLREGVPVVLVESEKTAVLASFFYPQFDFVSTGGASSLSKEKAEALKGKSGYVLVDADSTGRSLGTYRMLKKHQLDFTPVDLFPLRADGYDLADALRDGLRPDITEWRFQLRPEAKGPDYTLHVNRYIGEQAASLVNYIQQHGKVLLKARTGTGKTTFALEELARRVRGRVIILEPLTVIVDAIARSRYGEIAVIKQGATHEDVQTALHSKITVCTYDSFAKMPPAADDDLIICDEVHELLSGYGMPDKRSKYEYLFRQLLAARNVLCISATPPEFLREYGFKYVEVKAGQSNKLLLTPITYKGKIQHELARLLPTLDFAGYQYLIRLNNLKHIEQIVGSFKGLAAGQIAVLSSGSKGVAGSVYQAITETKHIPENVRLIFTTSLIDCGVDIYNQHLRVIVAEHENEHLSLSNTLQFMARARRIPLLPVTVYKQERKGRDFDGEAAYRDILEFAQQERLFLNTLSDRYQELTPYLPTGSYAYRETAKYCRYEAATKRYEVNRLLIHFEVEQAAIRSTATAGFFSQLAAQGHIVMQDSRQVKVEKTPESEELDKAANAARQLIEEEALALLEKGCPTTTYTALHHATRDLELRKQIVRLGYDVRVNEEASQLQEAHQYLFTSKPALVVLKNYLKLQERGTVPEEIVSLMREHKGARKFGDLLNRMDTYGRIKHYGRLSPADKRDVERIMRHKQAIADKVTESTSINNKIGNRVTAGTITAVVNSDRALAIKLSKDKAMQLFHLLFEADTVVVKENGRAVKYFGVVADKTRAILADGIAAGAAVAA, encoded by the coding sequence GTGACCATCCACAAAGATGCACAGGCCATGGGAATGGCCTTGCATGAACCCCGCTCCACCTCCAGGAGCGGAGGCAGTAAAACCAAAGGCTGCCCTGAATCATTTTTTCACCCTCAACCGGAGCTGCCAGGCGCAGACGATTTATTAACAGATTCTAACACCCTACAGGTGTTGCAGGAGTACTTCCCCCATTTCAGGAAGCTCCGCGCTGTTTTCCGGACCCAGCACTCCACGCGGGTAAACATCTACCCCTACAAAGGGATTTACCTGGTCAAGGACTTCACCGGAAAGGAATTCGGTGATGACACAGCCCGCAATGCGCTCCAGGTAATCCAGTTTTACCACAACTGCGATTTCAAGGAGGCGCTTGCTATTTTAGCCGCCAGGCTTGGCTATACCTCCACTGGGACACAGTCTCCACAACGAAGCCCAGTCCCGCGCCCGCCTGTCCCAGTTGGGACAGAGAAAGAGACAGAGGCGGCGCAGGTAAGCGCCGCGCTTTGGGACAGGGTAACACAGGATTTCAGATCAAACTTTCACCGCTTCGCCCTGTCCCAGGGCGTGACAGAAGCGCACCTGAAGAAATGGCACGTTGGCTCCTCCTCCGGAGGCAGCGCCATACTTACTGTCTTTGGCCACCGGGACACGGGCGGAGCCTATGTCAACCTGAAGCACTTTGCCTATACGCCCAGCGGCAGCAGAGACAAGGAAAGGAAGCCCTTCTACCTCAAGAACCCAGCCGGTAAAAAATACGGGCAGTGCCTCTACGGCATCCACCTCCTGCGGGAAGGCGTGCCGGTCGTGCTGGTGGAGTCAGAGAAGACGGCTGTACTGGCCAGCTTCTTTTACCCCCAGTTCGACTTTGTCTCCACTGGCGGGGCTTCTTCCTTAAGCAAAGAGAAGGCAGAGGCGCTGAAAGGCAAATCCGGCTACGTGTTGGTGGATGCAGACAGCACCGGCCGCTCGCTGGGCACCTACCGGATGCTGAAGAAGCACCAGCTTGACTTTACCCCGGTGGATCTGTTCCCTCTTCGCGCGGATGGCTACGACCTGGCGGATGCGTTGCGGGACGGGCTGCGGCCAGATATCACAGAGTGGCGCTTCCAACTGAGGCCAGAAGCCAAAGGGCCTGACTACACGCTGCATGTGAACCGCTACATCGGGGAGCAGGCTGCATCGCTTGTCAATTACATTCAGCAGCACGGCAAGGTCTTGCTCAAAGCCAGAACGGGAACAGGCAAGACCACATTCGCCCTGGAAGAACTGGCACGTCGCGTTCGTGGCCGCGTCATCATCCTGGAGCCGCTGACTGTCATCGTGGATGCCATTGCCAGGAGCAGGTACGGGGAGATAGCCGTCATCAAGCAGGGAGCCACGCACGAGGATGTGCAAACGGCCCTGCACAGCAAGATAACCGTCTGCACCTATGACAGCTTTGCCAAAATGCCCCCTGCTGCGGATGATGATTTGATTATCTGTGACGAGGTGCATGAGCTTCTCTCCGGGTATGGCATGCCTGACAAGCGCTCCAAGTACGAGTACCTCTTCAGGCAACTGCTGGCGGCAAGAAACGTGCTTTGCATCTCGGCTACGCCTCCGGAGTTTTTGCGGGAATACGGCTTCAAGTACGTGGAGGTAAAGGCGGGGCAGTCAAACAAGCTGCTGCTTACCCCCATCACCTACAAAGGCAAGATTCAGCACGAGCTTGCCAGGCTGCTTCCCACGCTGGACTTTGCTGGCTACCAGTATCTGATCCGGCTCAACAACCTAAAGCACATCGAGCAGATAGTTGGGAGTTTCAAAGGACTTGCAGCCGGGCAGATAGCGGTGCTGAGTTCTGGTTCGAAGGGCGTGGCCGGGAGCGTGTACCAGGCTATAACTGAAACGAAGCATATTCCGGAAAACGTCCGCCTCATCTTCACCACATCCCTCATCGACTGTGGCGTGGACATCTATAACCAGCACCTGCGGGTGATAGTGGCAGAGCATGAGAACGAGCACCTGAGCCTTTCCAACACCCTGCAGTTCATGGCCCGTGCCCGCAGGATTCCCCTGTTGCCGGTGACGGTGTACAAGCAGGAGCGAAAAGGAAGAGACTTTGACGGCGAGGCCGCCTATCGGGACATCCTGGAGTTTGCGCAACAGGAACGTCTCTTTCTGAACACTCTCAGCGACCGGTACCAGGAGCTGACCCCCTACCTTCCCACCGGCTCCTATGCCTACAGGGAGACGGCCAAGTACTGCAGATACGAGGCGGCAACGAAGCGCTATGAGGTAAACAGGCTGCTCATTCACTTTGAAGTGGAGCAGGCAGCCATCCGGAGCACGGCAACAGCCGGTTTCTTCAGCCAGCTGGCAGCGCAAGGGCATATCGTGATGCAGGATTCCCGGCAGGTGAAGGTGGAAAAGACACCGGAGTCAGAGGAGCTTGACAAGGCAGCCAACGCCGCCAGGCAACTAATCGAAGAAGAGGCCCTGGCGCTCCTGGAAAAAGGCTGTCCCACCACCACCTACACCGCGCTGCATCACGCCACCAGAGACCTGGAGCTGCGCAAGCAGATTGTGCGGCTAGGCTACGATGTGCGGGTAAACGAGGAGGCAAGCCAGCTGCAGGAAGCACACCAATACCTGTTTACCAGCAAACCAGCGCTGGTAGTCCTCAAAAACTACCTTAAGCTGCAGGAAAGGGGCACTGTCCCTGAAGAGATAGTGTCCCTGATGCGCGAGCACAAGGGAGCCCGCAAGTTCGGCGACCTGCTCAACAGGATGGACACCTATGGCAGGATAAAGCACTACGGGCGCCTTTCTCCTGCCGATAAACGGGACGTGGAGCGGATAATGCGACACAAGCAGGCAATAGCGGACAAGGTTACCGAATCAACTTCTATTAATAATAAAATAGGCAATCGGGTAACCGCCGGCACCATTACCGCCGTGGTGAACAGCGACCGCGCCCTTGCCATAAAGCTCTCCAAGGACAAGGCCATGCAGCTCTTTCACCTTCTCTTTGAAGCTGACACGGTCGTCGTCAAGGAAAACGGCAGGGCAGTGAAGTATTTCGGTGTTGTGGCCGATAAAACCAGGGCCATACTGGCTGACGGCATTGCTGCCGGGGCAGCTGTGGCCGCATGA
- the merTP gene encoding mercuric transport protein MerTP: MKSDNKLAGLGLLTAISASLCCITPVLALLAGTSGLASTFSWLDPFRPYLIGLTVLVLAFAWYQKLKPQKQIDCCDTTEKTPFIQTKKFLGFVTVFAGLMLAFPSYVHIFFPKTESQTIITDQSNIKTAEFTINGMTCAGCEENVNHEVNKLTGIIKTNVSYDNGNAIIEFDRTQTDIQEIEKAITKTGYSVTDKKEIK; encoded by the coding sequence ATGAAATCAGATAATAAACTTGCAGGACTTGGACTTTTGACAGCAATTTCGGCATCACTATGCTGCATTACACCTGTTTTGGCTCTGTTGGCTGGAACAAGTGGACTTGCTTCTACTTTCTCTTGGCTTGACCCATTCAGACCATATTTAATTGGCTTGACAGTTTTGGTTCTTGCGTTTGCTTGGTATCAAAAACTGAAACCTCAAAAACAAATTGACTGCTGCGACACAACTGAAAAAACACCCTTTATTCAGACAAAAAAGTTTTTGGGTTTCGTAACAGTTTTTGCAGGACTGATGCTTGCGTTTCCAAGTTATGTCCACATATTCTTTCCAAAGACAGAAAGTCAAACAATCATAACCGACCAATCAAACATTAAAACAGCAGAATTTACAATTAACGGAATGACTTGTGCAGGTTGTGAAGAAAACGTAAATCACGAAGTAAATAAACTGACAGGAATAATTAAGACGAATGTTTCTTACGACAACGGCAACGCAATCATAGAATTTGATAGAACTCAAACCGACATTCAAGAGATAGAAAAAGCCATAACTAAAACAGGCTATTCCGTAACCGACAAAAAAGAAATAAAATGA
- a CDS encoding DUF7674 family protein, protein MLKLFPEFKDKLEKHRGFWGDNEYEFGLEMAQFSSLAFDKIKSGTEEDVTKLADFAEQMLIEGNDKVRWAVKYEFLENITNSDGERNFPIVRFTRKLKPHSIEFCKELDKGWGTKTTGIY, encoded by the coding sequence ATGCTAAAGCTTTTTCCTGAGTTCAAGGACAAGCTTGAAAAACACAGGGGTTTTTGGGGAGACAACGAGTATGAATTTGGTTTAGAAATGGCTCAATTCTCCTCACTTGCCTTTGATAAAATAAAAAGCGGAACAGAAGAAGATGTAACTAAGCTTGCTGACTTTGCAGAACAAATGCTGATAGAAGGAAATGATAAAGTACGTTGGGCAGTCAAGTATGAATTTCTGGAAAACATCACCAATAGTGATGGCGAAAGAAACTTCCCAATAGTAAGGTTCACAAGAAAGTTAAAGCCTCACTCTATTGAGTTCTGTAAAGAGCTTGACAAAGGCTGGGGTACTAAAACAACAGGTATTTATTAA
- a CDS encoding SRPBCC family protein, with amino-acid sequence MAFIEKEQEPHLSSVVTSIVINASPETVWKNVIEFPELDEPTEFIFKTGIAYPINARIEGSGVGAVRHCNFTTGSFVEPVTVWDEPRLLKFDVVEQPEPMKEISFWDINAPHLHDYFVSKQGQFKLTALPNGQTKLEGTTWYYHNIKPALYWRPWSDFIIHQIHERVLNHIKVNSEEK; translated from the coding sequence ATGGCCTTCATAGAAAAGGAACAAGAGCCTCACCTTTCTTCTGTCGTTACTTCAATTGTAATCAATGCTTCTCCAGAGACTGTCTGGAAAAATGTAATTGAGTTTCCAGAACTTGATGAGCCAACTGAATTTATTTTTAAAACAGGTATAGCCTATCCTATCAACGCAAGGATTGAAGGCAGTGGTGTTGGCGCAGTTCGCCATTGCAATTTTACAACAGGCAGCTTTGTAGAACCCGTAACGGTATGGGATGAGCCAAGGCTACTAAAATTTGACGTAGTAGAACAGCCTGAGCCAATGAAAGAGATTAGCTTCTGGGATATTAACGCACCTCACTTGCACGATTATTTTGTATCTAAACAGGGGCAGTTCAAACTGACAGCACTACCCAACGGACAGACAAAATTAGAAGGGACAACTTGGTACTACCATAATATTAAGCCTGCACTATATTGGCGACCTTGGAGTGATTTTATCATCCATCAAATCCATGAGAGAGTGCTGAATCATATTAAAGTAAACTCGGAAGAAAAATAA
- a CDS encoding DUF2971 domain-containing protein, whose translation MKDIRNKFEQYIMGIEIPDDMEQKAECKIVSDLFGYCKKITPSSLFRYRSCTENHISAFENDQLWLSKPLTFNDPHDSLLFVDKKKILNKLKSVSPEYSFEHIEKLLKSTKYRKQVEEWFGQDFVNRILKNATHNGSPILLAPEHIEIQNRYHKYRIDLITDLAKKSIKEASLVACFSEKVDITLMWTHYSANHTGFALNYDFKSMYIIDIGQGKTMGSLFVDNKIFPVLYSDKRYDATYYVEFHFMDDFFRHLGLKFPYPFYDKLFYYKSLLFKSNDWAYEKEWRIIRQTGNNLDEQKPDHTHFPNIKPKEIYLGHKISDENKRSLIRIARAKGIRVYQMDLEDSERAYKMKPVEIK comes from the coding sequence ATGAAAGATATCCGAAACAAGTTTGAACAATATATCATGGGAATTGAAATTCCTGATGATATGGAACAGAAAGCGGAATGCAAGATTGTTTCTGATCTCTTTGGGTATTGCAAAAAAATAACCCCTAGTAGTCTCTTTCGCTACAGGAGTTGTACGGAAAACCATATTTCTGCATTTGAAAATGATCAACTTTGGCTTTCGAAACCATTAACCTTTAATGATCCTCATGACTCGCTTCTGTTTGTTGATAAGAAAAAAATTTTAAACAAACTAAAAAGTGTAAGTCCTGAATATAGTTTTGAGCATATAGAAAAACTGTTGAAGAGCACTAAATATAGAAAACAAGTGGAAGAGTGGTTTGGGCAAGACTTCGTTAATAGAATACTCAAAAATGCAACTCATAATGGCTCTCCCATCCTTTTAGCCCCTGAACATATAGAAATTCAAAACAGATATCATAAATACCGGATTGACTTAATAACCGACTTAGCAAAAAAGAGCATTAAAGAAGCCTCCTTAGTTGCCTGTTTCAGCGAAAAAGTAGACATAACCCTAATGTGGACTCATTACAGCGCAAATCATACTGGATTCGCTTTGAATTATGATTTTAAATCAATGTATATTATAGACATAGGACAAGGAAAAACAATGGGTAGCCTATTCGTTGATAATAAGATATTTCCTGTACTCTATTCTGACAAAAGGTATGATGCTACATACTATGTTGAATTTCATTTTATGGATGACTTCTTTCGTCATTTGGGTTTAAAATTTCCATATCCTTTCTACGATAAGCTGTTTTATTACAAATCTTTACTTTTCAAATCAAATGATTGGGCTTATGAAAAGGAATGGAGAATAATCCGACAAACCGGCAATAATCTCGATGAACAGAAACCCGACCATACCCATTTCCCAAATATCAAACCAAAAGAAATCTATTTGGGCCATAAAATATCTGATGAGAACAAACGATCTTTAATCAGAATCGCAAGAGCCAAGGGTATTAGGGTTTATCAAATGGATTTGGAGGACAGCGAAAGAGCGTATAAAATGAAGCCAGTGGAAATAAAGTAA
- a CDS encoding tyrosine-type recombinase/integrase, which produces MQQTYHMAPVLYLNALEHEGKQFIRLWHKPNPFIVKRLKEASWIKYSKTYKCFVMSHSPQSIEMTFGHFQGLAQVNTRYLYRPKRLKPSKLVPVLAGGQQGEPLQKLPDLPVVKLQPMLVEENKTVISVTFRYSQQVYETLKYSRLAAWQRVQKCFAIPEGGQHIQALAEELEGVGWLWLSQELVVRDVVLLRRLWEQTYKKGPGYITCPIDYLEKLFLLNYSLNTIRSYHSLLLRFLNSHRDRGLEQVNAFSEEEINCYHRQMVQAGAYSCSFVNQSINAVKFYYQRVLGRHEVQLRNVERPEKPERLPTVLSKQEVARILSATDNIKHRCLLQLLYAGGLRIGEVVNLRISDVQSERNLLFIRGGKGKKDRTTLLSQKLLENLRSYYKAYKPKEWLFEGQFGGQYTVDSTRNVFRACVERAGIKAKVTPHTLRHSFATHLLEQGTDLRYIQVLLGHRSSKTTEVYTHVTMHALDKIVSPLDNL; this is translated from the coding sequence ATGCAGCAGACCTACCACATGGCCCCCGTTCTATACCTGAACGCGCTTGAGCATGAGGGAAAACAGTTCATTCGCCTTTGGCATAAGCCTAACCCTTTTATTGTTAAGCGGCTAAAGGAGGCATCCTGGATCAAATACAGCAAGACCTACAAGTGCTTTGTGATGAGCCACAGCCCGCAAAGCATCGAGATGACTTTCGGCCACTTCCAGGGGCTGGCACAGGTGAACACGCGCTACCTGTACCGCCCCAAAAGGCTGAAACCCAGTAAGCTTGTTCCGGTTTTGGCAGGAGGGCAGCAGGGGGAGCCGCTCCAGAAGCTGCCCGACCTGCCGGTGGTGAAGCTCCAGCCGATGTTGGTGGAGGAAAACAAAACGGTTATAAGCGTTACCTTCCGATACAGCCAGCAGGTGTACGAGACGCTCAAATACAGCAGGCTGGCCGCCTGGCAGCGGGTACAGAAGTGCTTCGCCATCCCGGAGGGCGGGCAGCACATACAGGCCCTGGCCGAGGAGCTGGAGGGCGTCGGCTGGCTGTGGCTGAGCCAGGAGCTGGTGGTGCGCGACGTGGTGCTGCTGCGCAGGCTCTGGGAGCAGACCTACAAGAAGGGGCCGGGCTACATCACCTGCCCGATCGATTACCTGGAGAAGCTCTTCCTGCTCAATTACTCCCTGAACACTATCCGCTCTTACCACTCGCTTTTGCTGCGCTTCCTGAACAGCCACAGAGACAGAGGCCTGGAGCAGGTGAATGCCTTCTCCGAGGAGGAGATCAACTGCTATCACCGGCAGATGGTGCAGGCAGGCGCCTATTCCTGCTCATTCGTGAACCAGTCGATCAACGCCGTCAAGTTCTACTACCAGCGCGTGCTGGGGCGGCACGAGGTGCAGCTGCGCAACGTGGAGCGCCCCGAGAAACCCGAGCGGCTGCCCACTGTGCTCAGCAAGCAGGAGGTGGCCAGGATCCTCTCAGCCACCGACAATATCAAGCACCGCTGCCTGCTGCAGCTGCTCTACGCCGGTGGATTGCGGATAGGAGAGGTCGTCAACCTGCGGATCAGCGACGTGCAGTCGGAACGGAACCTGCTGTTTATCAGGGGAGGCAAGGGCAAAAAGGACCGCACGACGCTGCTCTCGCAGAAGCTTTTGGAGAACCTGAGGTCCTACTATAAAGCCTACAAGCCGAAGGAGTGGCTCTTTGAGGGGCAGTTTGGGGGCCAGTACACCGTGGACAGCACGCGGAATGTGTTCAGGGCCTGTGTCGAAAGGGCCGGCATCAAGGCGAAAGTAACGCCTCACACGCTCCGCCACTCGTTTGCCACCCATTTGCTCGAGCAGGGGACGGACCTGCGTTACATCCAGGTGCTGCTCGGCCACAGGAGCAGCAAGACCACCGAGGTCTACACGCACGTGACGATGCATGCGCTGGATAAAATCGTGAGCCCGCTTGACAATCTGTAG